The Haloterrigena turkmenica DSM 5511 genome includes the window CCTCGAGTACTGAGCGGCGATCTGGAACGCAGAACGGAGCGACGACTGATTTTCGATAGCGGAAGCCCGATAGCCGACCGCGAGGGCGAACGTTCGATAGCGAGGACTCGAGCGGATCGGTCAGGTCGAGACGTCGAGCGGAGAACCGGCCGTCAGGACGAGGGCGCGGTCCCGTCTCCGTCCGCGGCCTCGTCGTCGGTTTCGCCATCGGTCTCGTCGAGGCTCGGTCCGAGCGTCCGGAACGCGATCGTCGGGAACCGCACTGCGAGCGCGCTGGGGCGTCGGCCGCTCCCGGTCGCCGAGAGCGGGACGCGGTCGACGACGCCGCGGTCGGCGAGTTCGTAGAGGAACCGTTTGACGGTGCCCGCGGTCAGCGACGAACGGTCGGCGATCTCGGTCGCGAGGTCTCGAATCGGACGGTCGTCGGCGTCGATGGCGACGAGATCGAGCAGCACGCGCTGGCGGGTCTCGGACAGCGAGAGCACCCGATCGAGGTGGACGCAGTCGTCGGGAACGTCGGCTTTCGCCCGCTCGAGGTGCGCCGAAGCGATCCGGTCGCTCCCGTCCTGGCTCGCGAGGACGGCGGCGCCGAACAGGGCCGCGAGCGCGTCGTGGGCGTTCCCGTCGGCCCACGCCGCCAGCTCGCGGACGGACTCGTGATCGAGCGCGCCGGCCGCGAGCCCCGTCGACGCCCGATCGGAGACCACCTCGACGAGTTCGTGGTCGCGGTAGGCCGGGACGGTGACGGTCGGATGCTCGGCCGCCAGTTCGTCGGGGGCCTCCCGGCCGACCGCGACGGTCGAGACGCTGTCGGCGACGGGCTCGAGCAATTCGCGGGCCCGCTCGTAGGCGAGCGTCTCGGGCTCGTCGTGGTGGTCGACCGCGACGACGGCGTGGCGGTCCGGCCGCGCGAGTTGCTGCTGGAGCCGGTCGCGGAGGTCGTCGGTCCCGACGCCGCTCTCGGGGACGGAATCGCTCGAGAGCACCGAGAGGACGGTCCGATAGAGGGCGAAGGCGCTCTCGACGCGGCGGCCGTCGACGTAGACGAACCACGTCGAGGAGCCGGTCTGACCCGCCCGGGTCGTCGTGCCGATCGACCGGGTCGATTCGCCGAGTTGCTGGTTCAACGCGTCGAAGACGGCGGTGACGATCGCGGACGTGCCCGCGCCCGCCGGGCCGACGACGGCGATCGGCGGCGGCAACTCGCCGTCGAACACCGCCTCGAGCGCGTCGAGCAACTGTTCTAAGACGGGGCCGCGACCGACCGGGTCTGCGGGGTGGACCACCGGGCTGAGGTAGTCCCGGTCGACGAGGATCTCACGGTCCTGCCGCGCCGACCGTCGCCGGGCGATGCGCTCCCGCAGCTCCATCTACCCGGCCTCCCGGCGCCCGCTCACGGCCGAGTCGGTCCCGACCAGCGCCGCCTCGAGGACCTCGAGCGTGTGTTTGATCTCGTAGCCGGTGCCGTGTTCCATCTGCATCGAGCAGGTCGGACACTCGGTCAGTCCGGTCTGCGCGTCAGCCGCGTCCATATGTTCGAACATCTCCTCGCCGATCTTCATCGACGTCTCGTAGTTCTCCTCCTTCCAGCCGTAGGTGCCGGAGATCCCCGAACAGGAGTCGCCGACGTCATGGGCCTCGATGCCGTCGATCGCGTTCATCAGTTCGATCGTCTGTCCGTCGAGTCCCTGGTTACGTGAATGACACGGTGCGTGATAGGCGAAGTCCTCGCCGTCGACGCTGGTCCCCTCGAGTTCGCCCTCGAGGTCCTCGTGAACCCGGAGATACTCGACGGCGTCCCAGGTGTTCTCGGCTACCGACTCGGTGTTCTCGAAATCGAACAGTTCGGGGTACTCCTGACGCAGCGACATCGAACAGGAGCTACAGGAGGCGACGATATCGGCGCCGTCCTCCAGCGCCGCGGCGAGTTCGCGGACGTTGGTCTCGGCGGCCCGCCGTGCGTCCTCGAGCATGCCGTTGGCGAACATCGGCGTCCCCGAGCAGGACTGGTCGGGCACCATGATCTCGTAGCCGAAGTGCTCGTAGACGCGGACGAGCGCCTTCGCAACCTCGGGCGTGTTGTAGTTCGAGTAGCAGCCGTGGAAGTAGGCGATCCGCTTGTCCGGGTTTTCGACCTTCGCTCCGCCTCGCTTCGTCCACCACTCGCGGAACGTCTCGGTCGCGAACTCGGGGAACTCCCGCTCACTCGTGATCCCCAGCACCTTCTCGCCCAGCCACTTCGTGGCGGACAGCCCCATCACGAAGTTCGCCGTGCGGGGGAACGCCGCCGCCAGCGGCGCGAGTCGGCGGTAGTTCGCGAGGATGCGATTGCGGAGGTACTCTCGAGAGAATGTGTCCATCTGCTCCTCGACGTACTCCCCGCGGGCCGTGTTGTGCATCTGAGAGAGGGGCACCTCGGAGGGGCAAGCGCTGTCACAGCGCATGCAGTTCGAACACTTCATCACCGAGTCGTCGACGTCGTGGTCGTCCTGGCGCTTGAGCCGCCACTGCTCGGGGCCCTGGAACTTCGGGCCGGGGAACTCGTCGTCGACCTCGGCGACGGGGCAGTTGGTGTCGCAGGTCGAGCACTTGTAGCAGTTGTCCGCCCCAGGCCGAAGGTCCATGTCTTCGGCCTCGGGGAACACCTGGATGGGTTCGAACTCCTCGTCTTCGGCGCCCGGTACGTGATCGTCGGTCGGTTGCTCTGCGTCGCTCATGTGTGTCCTCGTAGTCGTCGTGTCTCGCTCGCTCTCGAGTCGGCCGGTCGTCGGTTCTCGCTCGAGTCGCCCATTGCTACTCAGCCTCCTCGCCGGCCCGCGTCCCGGCGACGTAGCCCGTCGCGAGCGAGACGCCGGCGCCGGACTTCTCGGCCGCGAAGTCGTAGCCGCCCAGCACAGCGCCTGCGGCCCGCAGGTTCGCGAACTCCGGTTCGTCGCGGGCGTCGAGCGGCCGAAGCTCGCGGTCGGACGCGAGGCCGAACCGCGCGTAGGGTTGGTCGCCGAAGACGTCGTCGACGAACCAGTCGTAGCGGTCCTCGGCGTGGGGGACGTGGCAGTCGAAGATCGGTTCGAACACCCGCTCGCGTTCGGAGCGAACCCCTTTGCCGACCAGCCCGCCCGTCGCGAGGACGTACTGGTCGGCGCGGTGGGGGATCTCGGTGCCGTTGCGGTCGACGACGACGCGGTCGATCCGGTCGTCGCCGCTGCCGCCGTCGGCCGCCACCGCGTCCGCCTCGGCGGTCTCGTAATCGATCACCGGCACGCCCGACGTGACGCGGACGCCCCGCTCCTCGAGCGCGTCGTACAGCAGGTCCTCGAGTCGCATTCCCGGTAAACTGGGCGGCCCCATCGGGACTTCAAAGACGTCGGCGCCGAGGGCGTCCGCGAGGTCGGTACGGACCTCGGCCGCGTGCTCGTCGCCGAGCACGGCGGGGAAGCCGACGCGGGACTCGTCCTCGAGATGCTCGCTGACCGTCGTCGCGAGCGCCTCGCGCGCGCCGGTCTCGCC containing:
- a CDS encoding Cdc6/Cdc18 family protein, with amino-acid sequence MELRERIARRRSARQDREILVDRDYLSPVVHPADPVGRGPVLEQLLDALEAVFDGELPPPIAVVGPAGAGTSAIVTAVFDALNQQLGESTRSIGTTTRAGQTGSSTWFVYVDGRRVESAFALYRTVLSVLSSDSVPESGVGTDDLRDRLQQQLARPDRHAVVAVDHHDEPETLAYERARELLEPVADSVSTVAVGREAPDELAAEHPTVTVPAYRDHELVEVVSDRASTGLAAGALDHESVRELAAWADGNAHDALAALFGAAVLASQDGSDRIASAHLERAKADVPDDCVHLDRVLSLSETRQRVLLDLVAIDADDRPIRDLATEIADRSSLTAGTVKRFLYELADRGVVDRVPLSATGSGRRPSALAVRFPTIAFRTLGPSLDETDGETDDEAADGDGTAPSS
- a CDS encoding anaerobic glycerol-3-phosphate dehydrogenase subunit C, encoding MSDAEQPTDDHVPGAEDEEFEPIQVFPEAEDMDLRPGADNCYKCSTCDTNCPVAEVDDEFPGPKFQGPEQWRLKRQDDHDVDDSVMKCSNCMRCDSACPSEVPLSQMHNTARGEYVEEQMDTFSREYLRNRILANYRRLAPLAAAFPRTANFVMGLSATKWLGEKVLGITSEREFPEFATETFREWWTKRGGAKVENPDKRIAYFHGCYSNYNTPEVAKALVRVYEHFGYEIMVPDQSCSGTPMFANGMLEDARRAAETNVRELAAALEDGADIVASCSSCSMSLRQEYPELFDFENTESVAENTWDAVEYLRVHEDLEGELEGTSVDGEDFAYHAPCHSRNQGLDGQTIELMNAIDGIEAHDVGDSCSGISGTYGWKEENYETSMKIGEEMFEHMDAADAQTGLTECPTCSMQMEHGTGYEIKHTLEVLEAALVGTDSAVSGRREAG
- the glpB gene encoding glycerol-3-phosphate dehydrogenase subunit GlpB; translated protein: MAIEDDVLVIGGGLAGATAALAAADAGRDVRVRLVTYKQSTLRHASGLIDVLGYAPGAPEEGPLVDPFDALADLPEGHPYERVGSDAVREALAFFDDVAGDAYAGSHTDANALVPTHGGTVKPTARYPVATADGLASDDRDALLVGFETLPDFEAPLAAAHLEATGAPFSARGTTIPFPGIVRDDAKVTRYAHLLDQDEPVTTGAGETGAREALATTVSEHLEDESRVGFPAVLGDEHAAEVRTDLADALGADVFEVPMGPPSLPGMRLEDLLYDALEERGVRVTSGVPVIDYETAEADAVAADGGSGDDRIDRVVVDRNGTEIPHRADQYVLATGGLVGKGVRSERERVFEPIFDCHVPHAEDRYDWFVDDVFGDQPYARFGLASDRELRPLDARDEPEFANLRAAGAVLGGYDFAAEKSGAGVSLATGYVAGTRAGEEAE